The following DNA comes from Miscanthus floridulus cultivar M001 chromosome 5, ASM1932011v1, whole genome shotgun sequence.
GGCTTGTTCTAAGATTTTACAATGTGCATATAAATTGCATCAAACTAAAAATTCAAGGTTTAATCTGAATGAAAATTTTAGCACATGGTAGAAGAAATATGATaaaagcaatggatcaggagcacCTTGATGCAGTTACACCTGTTGATAGCCCTCAAAATGCACCCATGAAATGAAGTTGTCTCAAAACAAAATTCTTGCACAAGAATAAGAATCATTCCGAGAAACCTGGGCAAGCATTAATAAAATAATTTAGGTAAAACTTGATGGAATCAACTGTACTGTTGAGCAGTGAACTCCTTTTTTCTTCGTCTAGACGGATACTTCGTACTCAGTAAATAATCTAAGGAAACCAGCAGCATCATACAAATTCGCAAAACGAAGCAAGTTCGCTGAGGATGCTATAAATTATGAACTAAAACTTTATCAAACAGGTAAAAGAATGACAAAAAGAAGGGAACAAAAACACCTTGATGTTGCTGCACCTGATGATAGTCCTCAAAATTGGCCTATGAAATGAAGTCCTGTGTTGAACCGAAATCACAACACAAGAATAAAATTTGTATTGTGTATCGTCCTTTGCGTCACGCAGACCATGGCGCACAGCCTGCTCCACCGTCGGGCTCAGGAACTGCCACTCCCGCCACTCTAGCAAATGGAGAAGATCGATGAACACCAACAAATAGGTAAAATGATTCTAAAACATGTATTGCCGTAGCAAATGTTTAAGTATAACATCTATGCTGGTCAATATGGGACGAAGGTAAATGTGAGGCTGTAGCATGGTTGCCTTACAAAATAAAACCTTTTTTTAGAATGAGCTCAAAGAAATTAGGTCTTATCTGGAACCTCAACAAAGAGCACTCGCCTCTCAAACTGGAACAAATTCACACAAAAAACTACATACATGTCTACAGGAGAACATTCAGGCACAAAATTGAAAGGACGAAAGCCATGTCATCTGCTGTAGTAAGCATTAACCTATCCAATATTTCTTAACTTGTTTAATACATTAGTCTGAAAAGTAAAAATCTAATACTGAGGAACATACATGAATAAATTAAAATAGTTTGTACAGGGCTCGGTATTGACCAATGCGGCACTTGGGGAACATTGTGAGTGATTGAAAGGAGGTGGCCTTCTGGAAACAGATTTGCATCACTTGTACCAGGAATGTAGGAAAAATCTCACAAAAAATTGGTAACTGCACCAAGAATCTGGGGCTCCCGCCACCAAAACATTCAGTAAAAGAAGGCCAAGAGACATGGAGGAGATGGAAGGTTACCTCGTCGGCCACGCAGTCGCCGGAGGGACAACAACCTGCCAGTCGCCGCTGCTGTCGCTGGCGAGCGCGTCCACACTGGAGAAGGGCACCGCCGCCGGGGGTTGGGTCGAAGCTGGGCCGCCTCCACACTGGAGAAGGGCACCGCCGCCGGGGGCTGGGTCGAAGCTGGGCCGCAGCGACCCCTAGCACAGGCTGCTAGGGTTTCCTGTAGCACCTGCAACACATGAACACACACGGAGCAGAGGGAGGAGGCAGCGCCGGGGGCAAGCGACGCCGGCGGACACCGCTGGGGCCCAGTCGCGAGgggaaaggaggaggaggagggagcccgcagccgccgcgcccgcctGTGCCAGCCGTCGTTGGCCTGTCCGTGTCGGGATGGAGAGGGAGAGACCGATGGGAAGAGGGAGAGGAGGCCAGCGGGGTGCAGGTcgcggccgtgcgccgccgtcCTGCCCGCGCGCCGCCGCGGAGGTCCGCTCGCCGCCCGGGGGGCGCCGTCGCCCTGGCCGTCGCCGTGTCGGGAGAGATCGAGAGAGGATGGGGAGAGGTGCGTGTTTTTTTTCGGAGCAGAAGCTGTGTCTATTATTGGTTTCACTGGATTCGGAGCAGGAGCCGGAGGAGGCAGCAAGAGGCAGTGGAAAAGCTGGTTAAGCGCACGAGAAGCAGGAGAAGCCGCTATCGGCGAAAGCTGGTCCATGCAATCCGGTCCGTAGAATCAAAGATCGGACGGACGGAAAAATTAGGAGCGACGTGGACACGCTGGCGTCGCGAGCTGGCCACAACGAATCATATCTTTAGATtatgaactatatatatataaattattggTTCATTTGATTTATTCATTTATTCAATTTCTAGTTCTCATTTACATTCAAGAACTTCTAGTTCTAATACGTTATCAAGCACGCTGCACAATGGGCAATCGGCTACAAGAGTACCACAATAATGAAGCagtagaggaggaagaagaaagaactcGATCACTGGACAAGGCACAAAAGTCGTCTTCTTCCACGAAGTTGGTTTTCACTACAAGTCTGCAACATCACTGGCAATGATGGCCTTAGTGACAGAGGGTAAGAACAATGGCTTGCCATTCATGGCGAAAACAAAAGAGCAAAAAGAGGCTCCATGGCCTCAATCAAGAGCCATAAACACCATTATCTTGAGCGCCTCACGCCTAGAGAGGCATGGCGGCACCAAGCCTATCAATGCCGACCGGTGGAGAGCATATATATGGCCTATCAATGCTCCATGGCCTCAATCAAGAGCCATAAACACTACGGTTGAACGCATATATGGCCTAATTTGGTAATTTGGGGTTTTGGTGATTTATGAGCATAAGTGGTGGTATGAGTAACATGTGTTTGCAGCGGTATTCATATTGGTGTTAGTTACAAGTTGAATGCCCACAAGTGTCTTGGTCCCGAATACTTGGATCCTTGATTGGCGCATGCGGCAAAGGATATTCGTGAAGACTAAGGACGCATTACATGAAATGTAGGCTTGGTGCTCGAAGGCATTTGTTGTAGTGTGTATTAGGGTTTTGTTTTCCTTTATCGTACTAGCTATTAAGGGGTGGGGTCCAAGGCATTCATCCTAAGGAAGTTTAAACAAGAGCTTTTGGTATAACACAAGAGGTTTACTCTCGTTCAAGTCCGAAGCCATAAGTGGCCCCATTGAATAGGTTTTAATTAAGTCAAGGATTTCGAAGAAATTGAATTGATTGAGATCGGACAAGACCAATTTTTTTTAAAGGAACGGTAAGAGATTTGCCGTGAGTTTTATTAGAcgatagaaaaataaaaacaaagtACAAATAGATTTGCCAAGGCTCTAGAATACAACTTAAACGCACAACAAGGCCTGGCTAGAAAATCAATATACGATTATAAGACTTTCTTAACGAGAATCCCAAGTATTTTTGTAAGAGCAAGGAAATTCAATAGTCACTATATAAATGTAATCAAAGTCATACATGCTCCATTTTCCTTTGCTGCAAGGCCGATTGAGCAACAATCAACAAAATTATACAGCAGATATATTCTTCCAAAAGAAAGATATACAGTGATTTGTATACATGTACAAGTCCTTTAGTTAATTAAGAACTAATATACAGTATAAAACTCCACCGTTCTTATTACGGAACAACAGATCATTAAACAAAAAATTGATAGCGTCAAGTTACGTATATGTGTAACAATTAATGAACAATGAATGGTTGTATCCATTCCTACACTTCAGCATTTGTACGTCCAGCCACTCACTCGATCAACACGTACTCCGATCCTCTTATTGTCCAGCATTACGGTTCAGTAAACTCCGGTGCCATGCATTATCTGCCTGCATCACTCTCTCCTCTAACCTATATCAGTCGAATTGTTGCAGTTGCACGTCTTGGTCAGGGACCAAAGCCAGCCGCCCCCGCTGTAGTGTGCACCTCAAAGTTAGGCATCAGGTGAGCAGAAGCAGCCGCCCTGTTGGTCGGAGCCGCCGCCTGGTTGTAGCCGATTAGCGCCGCTGGGCTGTAGAAATCTACAATGCCTGCCTCCTTCAGCATGCTGTTGCCAccgtcatggtggtggtggtggtgatcagTCGCCGCACTGGCAGCAGCAAGCGGGACGGCGTCCTTGGCCATCGCTGAACCGCTGCCGCACTGCCTCGGCTGCGTCTGGTAGAACACCTTGGAGACGACGAGCTCGCCGTCCTTCTCCTCCTCGTCGGACCCCAGGTGGTACTGATGCATCACCCAGTTCGTCTTCTCCGGCTTCCGCTGTTTCCCGTAGTTGGTGTAGAGTACCAGGATCTTCTTGTAGCCCTTGAGTTTGCCGTTCGTGAAGACCGGCCGGGTCTTGCCCGTCTTGTGCCACCGCGTCTCACCGCCCTGCTCGTCGGTGTGGACCTTCCGCCGCTTCCGCGTCCCGGTCGTGTAAGCCTTGGACGGGCGGTGGAAGAAGTGCCGGATGAGGCCGTCCTTGCCGACACCTGAAATTCATCAAGACAACGTTCCTCAAATATGTCATGAGATGAAAGTGCACAAGTCACATTTTTACGTGTGCTGAATCTATCAGAAAATGACTTAGATTCTTTTCACAAAAATATGTTCTCTGCCTATTACAATTGTCCAAAGATACAAAATATTCAAGGATATATAGCTTTGTATTTCCCCAGTGTGATATTTCACAaaataaaatatagaaaaatagATTATTACCGCTGAGGTCTCTATAAGTTTTTGAGGTTGGtgcaaataaagaaaaaaatgaaaacccTTAAAAGTGAATATTCATGTCCAAATAAAATCTTATTTATACTAGTTATAACTTATAAGTGTTAATCTATGCTAAAAAGAGATGGATCTAAAAAATTCTCATTAAAAATATCTTGCCATTAGTTAATTTAGTAAAGTCTAATTCATTGGACAATGGACATTAATAGACATTGGATCGATTATACTTTGTTGTTAAAAAAACGCTACCTAACTATGCTGTTTAATCAAAATAGTCAAATAACATTAATCTATATCTACATTATCCATCTCTGCCAGCAAATGATAAAATTTGCATATATGTtgaccattatgaaagataatctaAAGTATTACCCAATTTATTTACATCTAAATTACTACAATTGTTGTTAATAAAGTAAATGAAAATAACCACTTAGTTATATATCCTAACACCAAGTATCCCTAGCATGGCCAAGTATCCCTAACATGATTAAAAAATCACGCTACCCCTATTAATTTGTAAAAACTAACTCAAGGTAAATAGGTATGTTGTGCGCCACCATGCACACCAACTATACATGCATGCATAAGCTATAAGGGCACCTGCAATGGTATAAGCTGGTTACTAGCTCTAAGTCAACTTCTTTAATAGTGTTAACTTTTAGCATAGCTCATAAACACATGGATAGCCCCACATGATACTCTCACATGTTCTTAGAATGTGTGTATGAGCCTAACTCTGGCATCCACAACAGTAAGAGTCAGTTACTAGCTTTAAGCCAATCTTTTCAATAGTGTTAGCTCTTAGCAATGGCTCATAGTAGGATTAGGCCCACATGACACTCTTACATGTTCTTGAAATATGTGTATGAGCCTAGCTCTTGATCAAAAGCTAACTTTTCTCTCTCTtgtattaaaatataaaaaaatacttaGAGCTAGCTTATGAGTCACCCATCGTGGGTGCCCTTAAGCAAGAGCtaacttttctctctcttctattaaaatataaaaaatgctTAGAGTTAGCTTATGAGTCAGCCATTGCGGATGCCCTAAATATCACATTGAAATGGTAAACGGAGGCTAATCATGTCATTTAACCCACAAACAGTCTACTAAATGCATGGTTGACTATTtaaacaatcaaagccaaaagaAAGACTAATCAACCTAAACAGAATCGAGGTAATAAACATGATTATACATGTTAAATGGTTGTTTAATTCGTTGGTTATTCAACACAGGTGAAAATTAATGTGAAGGAGAGGTGTTGCTTTGTGATTTAGACAAGCTAAATGATTGTTTAACAAGACATGATATAACTCAAGCTAAGGTTCTAACTAAACATGTATTGAAGACACATACGCAGAGGTGCAGCGTAAAAGGTGAAAAAATCTGAGTATGAATGAAAAAAAGAGTAATTAGATAATTATTGTATAGAAAATCAACAGTAGATAGATGGAGGAAATATAAGCAATTATGTTAGTTGTGTGCCATAAATCTATCCCAGACTGGCATTTATCTTTCCTATTGGATCACAATAGGTGTAAAGATAGGGCGGAGGAAATGATATAGACGAATCGCCATATAAAGTATTGATCCACGTAAATCACATGTCAGAATAGAAAGAGAAACCTATTTGAAGCACTTATTCAAATTTTGGAGCAAATGATAAAAGCTACTAGCTCCAAAACAAAATACATCATGCCTAATAGCTCTACTACTAATATTCAtacttgtttttttttcctttcagaGTAAAGTAGTGCCTTTGCATTGTAGAACAAATAtcgaaagaaaaaagagaaaacatCTTGATTAAATTTCATTATTCACTAATTCATTATAGCATATATACAAAAACTAGCCTGAAATAATCTGTTCGATTGTACTTCAGATAAATTGTTAAAAACCGAAAACTTAAAGTTAAGGAGAGAAAATAGTAGTTCTCATGTGTatcataaattcatatataagTCCTTTCTTAAAGGTTATACTTCCTTTTGATCCTGATGTTGCGTGCAGCCTGCATGACGTAGACCTTTGATGGAGTTGTGTTATCTAAATCTGTCGTTTTCAGGGGTACTACAACTAAACTAGACTGCCAACAAGTAGGACAAGAAGTTACTTCAAAGGCACCCTTTATCGATGTTTATACGTATCCCCCTCAAAAGCAAATAAA
Coding sequences within:
- the LOC136450273 gene encoding NAC domain-containing protein 73-like is translated as MTWCNSFNDVRAVENNLATAAAVAAAKKQQQASSHVNLIRTCPSCGHRAQYEQVQAAATIQDLPGLPAGVKFDPTDQELLEHLEGKARPDARKLHPLIDEFIPTIEGENGICYTHPERLPGVGKDGLIRHFFHRPSKAYTTGTRKRRKVHTDEQGGETRWHKTGKTRPVFTNGKLKGYKKILVLYTNYGKQRKPEKTNWVMHQYHLGSDEEEKDGELVVSKVFYQTQPRQCGSGSAMAKDAVPLAAASAATDHHHHHHDGGNSMLKEAGIVDFYSPAALIGYNQAAAPTNRAAASAHLMPNFEVHTTAGAAGFGP